The following are encoded in a window of Thermus hydrothermalis genomic DNA:
- a CDS encoding SCP2 sterol-binding domain-containing protein, whose protein sequence is MYEPFSDEWAKAYCEALNGNSAYRQAAATWEGALILAVEPDPAFGLEEKRGIYLDLYHGECRGARQATAQDFEEAPYIITADARTWKQIIEGELDPVSALMRGKVKLEKGDLAALSQYMMAALELTNTAKQVPTQYPEGL, encoded by the coding sequence ATGTACGAACCTTTTTCCGACGAATGGGCCAAAGCATACTGCGAAGCACTGAACGGCAATTCCGCCTATCGCCAGGCCGCAGCGACATGGGAAGGGGCGCTAATCTTGGCGGTAGAGCCGGATCCCGCCTTTGGCCTGGAAGAAAAGCGGGGCATTTACCTGGATCTTTACCACGGTGAATGCCGAGGTGCACGACAAGCTACTGCGCAGGATTTTGAGGAAGCACCATACATCATTACCGCTGATGCCCGTACATGGAAGCAAATCATTGAGGGAGAACTGGACCCCGTATCCGCACTCATGCGGGGGAAAGTAAAGCTCGAAAAGGGGGACCTTGCCGCGCTCAGCCAGTACATGATGGCAGCCCTAGAGCTCACCAATACGGCAAAACAAGTCCCCACCCAGTATCCAGAAGGGCTCTAA
- a CDS encoding alcohol dehydrogenase family protein yields MRAVVFEGKERIAVKRVDPPSLQHPLDALVRVHLAGICGSDLHLYHGKIPVLPGSILGHEFVGQVEAVGEGIPNLRPGDWVVGPFHIACGTCTYCRRQQYNLCERGGVYGYGPMFGNLQGAQTELLRVPFAHVNLRKLPPNLSPERAIFAGDILSTAYGGLIQGQFRPGDSVAVIGTGPVGLMAIEVAQALGASKVLAIDRIPERLERAAALGAIPINAERENPVRRARSETNDEGPDLVLEAVGGPTTLSLAIEMVRPGGRVSAVGVDNAPSFPFPLASGLVKDLTFRIGLANVHLYIDTVLALLASGRLKPEKIVSHYLPLEEAPRGYELFDRKEALKVLLIVRG; encoded by the coding sequence ATGCGTGCGGTTGTTTTTGAAGGCAAGGAACGAATCGCAGTCAAAAGGGTGGACCCCCCTAGCCTCCAACACCCGTTAGATGCTCTGGTACGGGTGCATTTAGCTGGGATTTGCGGTTCCGACCTGCACCTTTACCACGGCAAAATCCCCGTACTCCCAGGAAGCATTCTGGGTCACGAATTCGTGGGCCAGGTAGAGGCGGTAGGTGAGGGTATCCCGAACCTCAGGCCGGGTGATTGGGTTGTAGGGCCCTTCCACATCGCATGTGGCACCTGCACCTACTGTAGGAGGCAACAGTACAACCTATGCGAGCGAGGGGGCGTCTACGGTTACGGCCCCATGTTCGGCAACCTCCAGGGTGCCCAAACAGAACTGCTACGGGTACCTTTTGCCCACGTCAATCTTCGCAAACTGCCCCCAAACCTCAGCCCTGAGAGGGCCATCTTTGCCGGCGACATACTTTCCACGGCGTACGGGGGCCTTATTCAGGGCCAGTTCCGTCCCGGGGACAGCGTAGCAGTCATCGGAACTGGGCCTGTGGGATTGATGGCCATCGAAGTGGCACAGGCGTTAGGCGCGAGCAAAGTTCTGGCCATTGACCGTATTCCCGAGCGCTTGGAACGTGCTGCCGCTCTCGGCGCCATTCCTATAAATGCTGAGCGAGAAAATCCGGTCCGCCGCGCTCGTTCTGAAACCAATGATGAAGGACCTGATCTGGTCCTCGAGGCCGTGGGCGGGCCAACCACTCTTAGCCTAGCCATAGAGATGGTACGGCCGGGTGGAAGGGTATCAGCTGTCGGCGTGGACAACGCACCCTCCTTCCCCTTTCCCTTGGCTTCTGGGCTAGTCAAGGACCTAACCTTCCGAATAGGGCTAGCCAACGTCCATTTGTACATTGATACCGTTCTGGCTCTCCTGGCAAGCGGGCGGCTAAAACCGGAGAAGATCGTTTCCCATTATCTTCCTCTAGAAGAAGCTCCTCGGGGATACGAGCTGTTTGACCGCAAAGAGGCGCTCAAAGTGCTTTTGATAGTTAGGGGGTGA
- a CDS encoding R2-like ligand-binding oxidase encodes MLREGFQTAREGLKDSFPLQLYHKAKKYFWDPKAIDFSVDKESFAALNEGQKEASLHLASLFVSGEEAVTLDLLPLVQVIAREGRLEEEMYLTTFLVDEAKHVEFFDLLIREVARETNLERFHSNNYKKIFYEELPKAMGRLLDDPSPEAQAEAAVTYNMIVEGVLAETGYYAYYRAAELLGQRGVKLPGTIEGIRHVQRDESRHIAYGIYLLSRLLAENPSLWEIVERRMNYLLPYALGVVQDIFRAYPQGFPLQLEVGEFVNYAMGQFQKRYRRLELARNQSLKEIEQIALEMEEGEA; translated from the coding sequence ATGTTGCGCGAAGGTTTCCAGACAGCACGGGAAGGCTTAAAGGATTCCTTTCCTCTCCAACTTTACCATAAGGCGAAAAAGTATTTCTGGGACCCTAAAGCCATTGACTTCTCGGTTGACAAAGAGAGCTTTGCTGCGCTGAACGAAGGGCAGAAAGAAGCTTCGCTCCACTTGGCTTCCCTCTTTGTGTCCGGGGAAGAAGCTGTAACCCTTGACCTGCTTCCCTTGGTTCAGGTGATCGCTCGTGAGGGGCGATTGGAAGAAGAGATGTACCTAACCACCTTCCTCGTGGACGAAGCCAAACACGTAGAATTCTTTGATCTCCTCATTCGGGAGGTGGCCCGAGAAACTAATCTAGAGCGGTTCCATAGCAATAACTACAAAAAGATCTTCTACGAGGAACTTCCGAAAGCAATGGGGCGGCTTTTGGACGATCCCTCCCCGGAAGCGCAAGCAGAAGCCGCAGTTACGTACAACATGATCGTTGAGGGCGTTTTGGCGGAAACAGGCTACTACGCCTATTATCGCGCCGCTGAACTCTTAGGTCAACGGGGCGTGAAGCTTCCCGGAACGATAGAGGGTATTCGCCATGTCCAGCGCGACGAGTCTCGCCATATCGCCTACGGCATTTACCTCCTTTCCCGGTTGCTCGCAGAAAACCCATCCTTGTGGGAGATCGTGGAGCGCCGAATGAACTACCTTCTTCCCTACGCCCTCGGCGTCGTTCAAGACATTTTCCGCGCCTACCCGCAGGGGTTTCCCCTTCAACTAGAAGTCGGGGAGTTCGTCAACTATGCCATGGGCCAGTTCCAAAAGCGCTACCGGCGATTGGAGCTGGCTCGCAACCAGAGCCTAAAAGAGATTGAACAAATTGCCTTAGAAATGGAGGAAGGAGAAGCTTAA